From Longimicrobium sp., one genomic window encodes:
- a CDS encoding metallophosphoesterase, with the protein MITLLHVSDLHFGPPYLPHVGEAVQAFASRLTPTAIIASGDFTQRAKPEQFAAARAFLDRFPDVPTVVTPGNHDVPLYRFAERMLEPYRHYRAHIQRELDTVTKIPGATIVALNSTAPHSAITNGRIHRWQIELAREAFEGLPDGELRIVVAHHHFAPPPDWEGGEVMPKAQRALDAFTAMKVDMIMGGHLHRAYIGNSLDVYAGADREHGIVIVQSGTSTSRRGRAREAEKNSLNVLRLDGDTIRVTHYMYFDDAKDFIPTSRHLFFRRGRPPLDARGRMEVEAIFTDDREEPRP; encoded by the coding sequence TTGATCACGCTCCTCCACGTCTCGGACCTGCACTTCGGGCCGCCGTACCTGCCGCACGTGGGCGAGGCGGTGCAGGCGTTCGCGTCGCGGCTGACGCCGACGGCCATCATCGCCTCGGGCGACTTCACCCAGCGCGCCAAGCCCGAGCAGTTCGCCGCCGCGCGCGCGTTCCTGGACCGTTTTCCCGACGTGCCCACGGTGGTCACGCCGGGGAACCACGACGTGCCGCTGTACCGCTTCGCCGAGCGGATGCTGGAGCCGTATCGCCACTACCGCGCGCACATCCAGCGGGAGCTCGACACGGTGACGAAGATCCCGGGCGCCACCATCGTGGCGCTGAACTCCACCGCGCCGCACAGCGCCATCACCAACGGCCGCATCCACCGCTGGCAGATCGAGCTGGCGCGTGAGGCGTTCGAGGGGCTGCCGGACGGCGAGCTGCGCATCGTCGTCGCCCACCACCACTTCGCCCCGCCGCCGGACTGGGAGGGCGGCGAGGTGATGCCCAAGGCGCAGCGCGCGCTCGACGCGTTCACGGCCATGAAGGTGGACATGATCATGGGCGGGCACCTGCACCGCGCCTACATCGGCAACTCGCTCGACGTGTACGCCGGCGCCGACCGCGAGCACGGGATCGTGATCGTGCAGAGCGGCACCTCGACCAGTCGCCGGGGCCGCGCCCGCGAGGCGGAGAAGAACTCGCTCAACGTGCTGCGCCTGGACGGCGACACCATCCGCGTCACCCACTACATGTACTTCGACGACGCGAAGGACTTCATCCCCACCAGCCGCCACCTCTTCTTCCGCCGCGGCCGTCCGCCGCTGGACGCGAGGGGGCGGATGGAGGTGGAGGCCATCTTCACCGACGACCGCGAGGAGCCGCGCCCATGA
- a CDS encoding response regulator yields MAMKSVLIVDDDPDQHVLAGLYLEHAGYSVLHASDGREAYLAARSEHPSLVLMDMRMPEVDGAAAFRLLSRDPRTRTIPVVAVTADVVSWPESRSLHEGFAGHISKPCDLVRIREVVRRVIGPADEPWVPTHVGFAAVGPRAVAID; encoded by the coding sequence ATGGCGATGAAGTCCGTGCTCATCGTCGACGACGACCCCGACCAGCACGTCCTGGCGGGCCTGTACCTGGAGCACGCGGGATATTCCGTGCTGCACGCCAGCGACGGCCGCGAGGCCTACCTGGCGGCGCGGAGCGAGCACCCGTCGCTGGTGCTGATGGACATGCGCATGCCCGAGGTCGACGGCGCCGCGGCGTTCCGTCTCCTCTCCCGCGACCCGCGGACGCGCACGATTCCCGTGGTGGCCGTCACCGCCGACGTGGTGTCGTGGCCGGAGTCGCGGTCGCTGCACGAGGGGTTCGCGGGGCACATCAGCAAGCCGTGCGACCTGGTGCGCATCCGCGAGGTGGTGCGCCGGGTGATCGGCCCCGCCGACGAGCCCTGGGTTCCCACGCACGTCGGGTTCGCCGCCGTCGGGCCCCGCGCCGTCGCCATCGACTGA